One Ricinus communis isolate WT05 ecotype wild-type chromosome 1, ASM1957865v1, whole genome shotgun sequence DNA window includes the following coding sequences:
- the LOC8274773 gene encoding uncharacterized protein LOC8274773 isoform X1: MATDLSSVPLFFFFFFILLHLPSNYVLGGLILEDGYTVTTIIDGHKLEINPHAVLSRPQSSDLILLDSSHSTIYTISFPISQESVVKRLSGDGVAGLSDGEPGSARFNKPRSFAVDNKGNIYVADRLNGTIRKITNSGVSTIAGGYSKGFGREDGPAQNATFSSDFEVAFVAEECALLISDHGNQLVRRLPLKPDDCATASHSALGAVSFWVLGLGLVMSCLIGIAIGFVIRPHIVPYEGSNPSRCSETWRLCLINLAKQVLMFCFDIRSAIARSSPYTLMSRLLWLSLSHLSLMFRINTVGSQTLSKGVDSQTSSKGFVSLLDSDVNSFETETSQLCAELKDLISLNGPSNSKGEISNTGEQDQLGNDVLLDGNPRIDTMIQENIMGFAKVAQETTTPLNGTLVKRR; this comes from the exons ATGGCCACTGATCTCTCTTCAGtccctcttttcttcttctttttcttcatacTCCTCCATTTACCTTCAAACTACg TTTTAGGGGGTCTCATACTAGAAGACGGATACACAGTAACAACAATAATCGACGGCCACAAACTAGAAATTAACCCACACGCTGTCCTGTCTCGACCACAATCGTCCGATCTCATCCTCCTCGACTCTTCCCATAGTACCATCTACACCATATCATTTCCCATTTCTCAAG aGAGTGTGGTTAAGCGGTTATCTGGGGATGGGGTTGCCGGTTTATCCGATGGAGAACCAGGATCGGCCCGATTTAATAAGCCACGGAGTTTTGCAGTTGATAATAAAGGCAATATTTATGTTGCTGATAGGCTTAATGGTACTATAAGAAAGATAACCAATTCAG GAGTGAGTACTATTGCTGGAGGGTACTCCAAGGGATTTGGTCGCGAGGATGGTCCTGCGCAGAATGCGACATTTTCTAGTGATTTTGAGGTGGCGTTTGTTGCTGAAGAATGTGCTTTGCTCATTTCAGATCATGGCAATCAACTTGTTCGTCGACTTCCTCTTAAGCCTGATGATTGTGCAACTGCTTCTCATTCTG CATTGGGAGCTGTTTCGTTTTGGGTTCTAGGACTAGGACTGGTCATGTCCTGTCTAATTGGGATAGCCATTGGGTTTGTGATTCGCCCTCATATTGTGCCTTAT GAAGGCTCCAATCCCTCTCGCTGCAGCGAGACATGGAGGCTTTGCCTAATCAATCTGGCGAAACAAGTACTGATGTTCTGCTTCGACATCAGAAGCGCAATTGCTAGATCCAGCCCGTATACACTTATGAGTAGGCTCTTGTGGCTGAGCCTGTCTCATTTATCGCTTATGTTTAGAATTAACACTGTAGGTTCTCAAACTTTAAGCAAGGGGGTGGATTCTCAAACTTCGAGCAAGGGCTTTGTGTCTTTGCTTGATTCTGATGTAAATAGTTTTGAGACGGAAACGTCGCAGCTCTGTGCTGAGTTGAAGGATTTGATAAGTCTTAATGGTCCCTCAAACTCAAAGGGTGAAATCTCCAATACAGGAGAGCAGGATCAGTTGGGGAATGATGTTCTTTTGGATGGCAATCCAAGGATAGATACCATGATACAGGAAAACATCATGGGATTCGCAAAGGTTGCTCAAGAAACAACAACTCCACTGAATGGGACCTTGGTGAAGAGAAGATGA
- the LOC8274773 gene encoding uncharacterized protein LOC8274773 isoform X2 → MATDLSSVPLFFFFFFILLHLPSNYVLGGLILEDGYTVTTIIDGHKLEINPHAVLSRPQSSDLILLDSSHSTIYTISFPISQESVVKRLSGDGVAGLSDGEPGSARFNKPRSFAVDNKGNIYVADRLNGTIRKITNSGVSTIAGGYSKGFGREDGPAQNATFSSDFEVAFVAEECALLISDHGNQLVRRLPLKPDDCATASHSALGAVSFWVLGLGLVMSCLIGIAIGFVIRPHIVPYTGRLQSLSLQRDMEALPNQSGETSTDVLLRHQKRNC, encoded by the exons ATGGCCACTGATCTCTCTTCAGtccctcttttcttcttctttttcttcatacTCCTCCATTTACCTTCAAACTACg TTTTAGGGGGTCTCATACTAGAAGACGGATACACAGTAACAACAATAATCGACGGCCACAAACTAGAAATTAACCCACACGCTGTCCTGTCTCGACCACAATCGTCCGATCTCATCCTCCTCGACTCTTCCCATAGTACCATCTACACCATATCATTTCCCATTTCTCAAG aGAGTGTGGTTAAGCGGTTATCTGGGGATGGGGTTGCCGGTTTATCCGATGGAGAACCAGGATCGGCCCGATTTAATAAGCCACGGAGTTTTGCAGTTGATAATAAAGGCAATATTTATGTTGCTGATAGGCTTAATGGTACTATAAGAAAGATAACCAATTCAG GAGTGAGTACTATTGCTGGAGGGTACTCCAAGGGATTTGGTCGCGAGGATGGTCCTGCGCAGAATGCGACATTTTCTAGTGATTTTGAGGTGGCGTTTGTTGCTGAAGAATGTGCTTTGCTCATTTCAGATCATGGCAATCAACTTGTTCGTCGACTTCCTCTTAAGCCTGATGATTGTGCAACTGCTTCTCATTCTG CATTGGGAGCTGTTTCGTTTTGGGTTCTAGGACTAGGACTGGTCATGTCCTGTCTAATTGGGATAGCCATTGGGTTTGTGATTCGCCCTCATATTGTGCCTTAT ACAGGAAGGCTCCAATCCCTCTCGCTGCAGCGAGACATGGAGGCTTTGCCTAATCAATCTGGCGAAACAAGTACTGATGTTCTGCTTCGACATCAGAAGCGCAATTGCTAG
- the LOC8274772 gene encoding uncharacterized protein LOC8274772 — protein sequence MAIMGKKNVFVLLLFFIMILLLFGGVSSSPIISTSPAKIVSGFFSNALSVFMKWLWSLKATSKTAISGRPMMKFEGGYNVETVFDGSKLGIEPYSVEVLPNGELLILDSANSNIYRISSSLSLYSRPKLVAGSPDGYSGHVDGKHREARMNHPKGLTVDDRGNIYIADAMNMAIRKISDAGVTTIAGGKWGRGGSHVDGASEDAKFSNDFDVVYIGSSCSLLVIDRGNRAIREIQLHFDDCAYQYESGFPLGVAVLVAAGFFGYMLALLQRRVGKIVSSQNDRDAMKTSISGSPYQKPLRSVRPPLIPTEDEQEKHEEGFFGSLGKLFANAGACVVEILGGIVPGFRKKPLNYQYLSQQQKHSSTWPVQDSFVIPDEDEPPSIETRTPTPKKTYPFMSKDAEKMHQWRQGRAFYSGWDDDFQQQQQKHQHHHRYQSAIPHTYYEQSYEKTNEIVFGAVQEQDGKREAAVVKPVDYGDSVYNQQSIRFRTSSMGYSNGF from the exons ATGGCTATAATGGGCAAGAAGAATGTGTTTGTCTTActgttgttctttattatgATCTTGCTTCTTTTTGGTGGTGTCTCTTCTTCTCCTATTATTTCTACTTCACCTGCGA aGATTGTAAGTGGGTTCTTTTCAAATGCACTTTCTGTTTTCATGAAATGGTTATGGTCTCTTAAAGCCACTAGTAAAACAG CGATTTCTGGCCGTCCGATGATGAAGTTTGAGGGTGGGTATAATGTGGAAACCGTGTTTGATGGAAGCAAGCTTGGGATCGAGCCTTACTCTGTGGAGGTGTTGCCCAACGGGGAGCTTTTAATTTTGGATTCTGCTAATAGTAACATTTACAGGATATCTTCTTCACTGTCACTGT ACAGCAGACCTAAGCTGGTTGCTGGATCCCCTGATGGATACTCTGGACATGTTGATGGGAAGCACAGGGAGGCAAGGATGAACCATCCAAAGGGGCTTACAGTAGATGACAGaggaaatatttatattgcaGACGCCATGAATATGGCAATCAGGAAAATAAGCGATGCAG GGGTCACAACAATTGCTGGAGGGAAATGGGGCCGTGGAGGGAGCCATGTAGATGGAGCAAGTGAAGATGCAAAATTTTCTAATGATTTTGATGTTGTTTACATTGGAAGCAGTTGTTCTCTGCTTGTTATAGACAGAGGAAATCGAGCTATCCGAGAGATCCAACTCCATTTTGATGACTGTGCTTATCAATATGAAAGTGGTTTTCCTCTTG GGGTGGCAGTGCTTGTAGCAGCTGGCTTCTTTGGTTACATGCTGGCTTTGCTGCAACGTAGAGTGGGGAAAATTGTTTCTTCTCAGAAT GATCGGGATGCAATGAAAACGAGCATTTCAGGGAGTCCATATCAGAAGCCTCTCAGATCAGTTAGGCCCCCTTTGATTCCAACTGAAGATGAACAGGAGAAGCATGAAGAAGGCTTCTTTGGGTCCCTTGGCAAGCTTTTTGCCAATGCTGGGGCATGCGTTGTTGAAATTTTGGGAGGAATAGTTCCTGGTTTTAGGAAGAAGCCACTAAACTATCAATACCTAAGCCAGCAGCAGAAGCACTCCAGCACTTGGCCTGTGCAGGACAGTTTTGTGATACCGGACGAAGATGAGCCTCCCTCAATTGAAACCAGAACCCCGACACCAAAGAAAACCTACCCATTCATGTCGAAAGATGCAGAAAAGATGCATCAATGGAGGCAAGGTCGGGCTTTTTATAGTGGATGGGATGATGATTTTCAGCAACAGCAGCAGAAACACCAGCATCATCACCGGTATCAATCTGCCATCCCACACACTTACTACGAGCAGagctatgagaaaacaaatgaGATTGTGTTTGGGGCAGTTCAGGAGCAGGATGGGAAGCGGGAAGCTGCAGTTGTTAAGCCAGTTGATTATGGAGATTCTGTTTACAATCAGCAAAGTATTCGCTTTCGAACCAGTTCTATGGGTTACAGTAATGGGTTTTGA
- the LOC8274771 gene encoding probable alpha,alpha-trehalose-phosphate synthase [UDP-forming] 9: MVSRSYVNFLDLASGNLLDIPPTPRSIPRVMTVPGIISDLDGYCSNDGDSEVSSSICREREIIVANMLPLHAKKDTETNKWCFSRDEDSLLLQLKDGFSPETEVIYVGSLKADIDVNEQEEISQKLLEDFNCVPTFLPQDLQKKFYLGFCKQQLWPIFHYMLPMCPDHGDRFDRIIWQAYVSANKIFADKVMEIISPEEDYVWVHDYHLMLLPTFLRKSYNRVKLGFFLHSPFPSSEIYRTLPVRDEILRGLLNCDLIGFQTFDYARHFLSCCSRMLGLDYESKRGHIGLDYFGRTVYIKILPVGIHMGRLESVMNLPSTSAKVKEIQEKFSGRKVILGIDDMDIFKGISLKLLAMEQLLEQNPNLRGQVVLVQIVNPARGSGKDVEEAKRETYLTAKRINEVYGSPEYEPVILIDRPVPRYEKTAYYALAECCIVNAVRDGMNLVPYKYIVCRQGTPYMDKAMGIKSDSPRTSMIVVSEFVGCSPSLSGAIRVNPWDIDAVADALSLAITMRESEKQLRHEKHYRYVSTHDVAYWARSFMQDLERACRDHYNKRCWGIGFGLGFRVVSLSPSFRRLGIDHIVSAYKRTSRRAIFLDYDGTVIPQTSIVKSPSPEVISVLKTLSDDPNNTVFIVSGRGRDSLSEWLDPCERLGIAAEHGYFIRWNKISEWETTPVGDDLDWKNIVEPVMRLYTEATDGSSIEVKDSALVWHHQDADPDFGSCQAKELLDHLENVLANEPAVVKRGQHIVEVKPQGISKGLVAEKVLLNMVNSGNSPDFVLCIGDDKSDEDMFQSILSTVSDPTLPAAPEIFACTVGRKPSKAKYYLDDAADVVKLLQGLATSSCPKPKHIEGGLVAFESVI, translated from the exons ATGGTCTCAAGATCATATGTGAATTTCTTAGACTTGGCCTCTGGAAACCTGCTGGATATTCCTCCAACTCCAAGATCTATTCCTAGAGTCATGACTGTACCAGGAATTATCTCTGATTTGGATGGTTATTGCAGTAATGATGGGGATTCAGAGGTCAGCTCATCTATTTGTCGTGAGCGGGAAATTATAGTGGCAAATATGTTACCATTGCATGCTAAAAAGGATACAGAAACCAACAAATGGTGCTTCAGTCGGGATGAAGATTCACTTTTGTTACAACTGAAGGATGGCTTTTCTCCTGAAACTGAGGTCATTTATGTGGGATCTCTTAAGGCTGATATAGATGTCAATGAGCAGGAAGAGATTTCCCAGAAATTGCTGGAGGATTTCAACTGTGTTCCTACATTTTTACCCCAAGACCTGCAGAAGAAGTTCTATCTTGGGTTCTGTAAACAGCAGTTATGGCCTATTTTTCACTATATGCTACCAATGTGCCCAGACCATGGTGATCGCTTTGACCGCATCATTTGGCAGGCCTATGTTTCTGCAAACAAAATTTTTGCCGACAAGGTCATGGAGATAATCAGTCCAGAGGAGGATTATGTTTGGGTTCATGACTATCACTTAATGCTTCTGCCAACCTTTCTGAGGAAGAGCTATAATCGTGTCAAGCTTGGTTTTTTTCTCCACAGTCCATTTCCTTCGTCAGAAATATATCGAACTTTACCAGTTCGGGATGAGATTCTGAGGGGACTTCTGAACTGTGATCTAATTGGCTTTCAAACATTTGATTATGCAAGGCACTTCCTCTCATGCTGCAGCAGAATGCTGGGCTTGGACTATGAATCTAAGAGGGGGCACATTGGACTTGATTACTTTGGCCGTACGGTATACATTAAGATTTTACCTGTAGGTATACACATGGGCCGACTTGAATCAGTAATGAATCTTCCCTCTACATCTGCTAAAGTCaaagaaattcaagaaaaattcaGTGGCAGGAAAGTGATTCTTGGTATTGATGACATGGATATATTTAAAGGCATCAGTctgaaattattagcaatgGAACAACTCTTGGAGCAAAATCCAAACTTGCGGGGACAAGTGGTTCTGGTACAGATTGTGAATCCTGCAAGAGGGTCAGGTAAAGATGTTGAAGAAGCAAAGAGGGAGACATATCTTACTGCCAAAAGGATTAATGAGGTCTATGGTTCACCTGAATATGAGCCAGTTATTCTGATTGATCGTCCTGTTCCTCGATATGAGAAGACTGCCTATTATGCTCTGGCAGAATGTTGCATAGTGAACGCTGTGAGAGATGGTATGAATTTGGTACCTTACAAATATATTGTTTGCAGGCAGGGAACTCCATATATGGACAAAGCTATGGGCATAAAATCAGATTCTCCTCGAACAAGCATGATTGTTGTGTCCGAGTTTGTTGGCTGCTCACCTTCTTTAAGTGGAGCAATTAGGGTAAACCCATGGGATATTGATGCTGTAGCTGATGCCTTAAGTTTGGCCATTACCATGCGTGAATCTGAGAAGCAGTTGCGCCATGAGAAGCATTATCGTTATGTCAGTACTCATGATGTGGCTTATTGGGCACGCAGCTTTATGCAGGATTTAGAGCGAGCATGCCGAGATCATTATAATAAAAGGTGTTGGGGTATTGGTTTTGGCCTGGGATTTAGAgttgtctctctctctcctagCTTCAGGAGATTGGGAATTGATCACATTGTCTCAGCATATAAAAGGACTAGCAGAAGAGCAATATTTCTGGATTATGATGGTACTGTAATTCCACAAACTTCTATTGTTAAAAGTCCTAGCCCCGAAGTCATCTCTGTTCTGAAAACTCTGTCCGATGATCCCAATAACACGGTGTTTATTGTTAGTGGGAGAGGGAGAGACTCGTTGAGTGAATGGCTCGACCCCTGTGAGAGATTGGGAATAGCAGCTGAACATGGATACTTTATAAG GTGGAATAAGATCTCTGAATGGGAAACCACGCCTGTTGGTGATGATCTTGATTGGAAAAACATTGTGGAACCTGTAATGAGACTCTATACAGAAGCAACTGATGGCTCCAGTATAGAGGTTAAGGATAGTGCTTTGGTGTGGCACCATCAAGATGCAGACCCTGATTTTGGATCCTGCCAAGCTAAAGAATTGTTAGATCATCTTGAAAATGTCCTCGCAAATGAACCAGCTGTTGTTAAGAGGGGCCAGCATATTGTCGAAGTTAAGCCACAG GGAATAAGTAAAGGACTTGTTGCGGAAAAGGTTCTTCTCAATATGGTTAATAGTGGGAACTCACCTGATTTTGTGTTGTGTATTGGTGATGATAAATCTGATGAGGACATGTTTCAGAGTATATTAAGCACAGTTTCCGATCCAACTTTGCCGGCGGCTCCTGAGATCTTTGCCTGCACTGTTGGAAGGAAGCCAAGCAAGGCCAAATATTATCTTGATGATGCTGCTGATGTCGTGAAATTGCTTCAAGGCCTTGCAACTTCTTCATGCCCAAAACCCAAGCATATTGAAGGCGGCCTGGTTGCTTTTGAGAGTGTTATTTGA